The DNA window AACCCTATGTTTACAAGCAGTGGAAGTTCTTTTTATGAACGACCACGTACTTTTTGTAGAACGGGCCAACGAGTTACGGTATGCAGCAAGGTTAAGTTATTTTGTAACGGAGCCGCAGCGAAAGCGAGTCTTAATAGGGCGATTTTAGTTGTATGCCGTAGACCCGAAACCGGGTGACCTATCCATGAGCAGGTTGAAGCGGAAGTAAAATTTCGTGGAGGACCGAACCCATGTCTGTTGAAAAAGGCTGGGATGACTTGTGGATAGCGGAGAAATTCCAATCGAACTCGGAGATAGCTGGTTCTCCCCGAAATAGCTTTAGGGCTAGCCTTAAAGGTAGTGATACGGAGGTAGAGCACTGAATGTCCTAGGGGCCCTCACCGGTTACCGAAGACTATCAAACTCCGAATGCCGTAATCATAACTTTAGGAGTCAGACTATGGGTGATAAGATTCATGGTCGAAAGGGAAACAGCCCAGATCGTCAGCTAAGGTCCCTAAGTACAGGTTAAGTGGAAAAGGATGTGGGATTGCATAGACAACTAGGATGTTGGCTTAGAAGCAGCCATTCATTCAAAGAGTGCGTAATAGCTCACTAGTCGAGTGATCCCGCGCCGAAAATTACCGGGGCTCAAACCTGTCACCGAAGCTACGGCATACCGTTTGGTATGGGTAGGGGAGCATTGTATATGGGTTGAAGCTGTACCGTAAGGAGCAGTGGACTATATACAAGAGAGAATGTTGGCATGAGTAGCGAGAGGCAGGTGAGAATCCTGCCCGCCGAAAACCTAAGGTTTCCTGAGGAAGGTTCGTCCACTCAGGGTTAGTCGGGACCTAAGCCGAGGACGAAAGTCGTAGGCGATGGACAACAGGTTGAAATTCCTGTACCACCGAAAATCGTTTGAGCGATGGGGTGACACAGAAGGATAGGTTAAGCGCACCGTTGGTTGTGTGCGTCTAAGCGTTTAGGAAGTTAGGATAGGCAAATCCGTCTTAACAATTCTGAGGCGTTATGGGGAGCGAAATATAAGTAGCGAACTTACTGATTCCACGCTGTCAAGAAAAGCCTCTAGTTAGATCTAGGTGCCCGTACCGTAAACCGACACAGGTAGGTGAGGAGAGAATCCTAAGGCGAGCGAGAGAACTATTGTTAAGGAACTCGGCAAAATGACCCCGTAACTTCGGGAGAAGGGGTGCCACGTTAGGGTTTATAGCCCGAGGTGGCCGCAGAGAATAGATCCAAGCGACTGTTTAGCAAAAACACAGGTTTCTGCTAAGTCGAAAGACGATGTATAGGAGCTGACGCCTGCCCGGTGCTGGAAGGTTAAGGGGACGTGTTAGAGCAATCGAAGCACCGAACTTAAGCCCCAGTAAACGGCGGCCGTAACTATAACGGTCCTAAGGTAGCGAAATTCCTTGTCGGGTAAGTTCCGACCCGCACGAAAGGCGTAACGATTTGGATACTGTCTCGACAATAGACTCGGTGAAATTGTAGTACCGGTGAAGATGCCGGTTACCCGCAGCAGGACGGAAAGACCCCGTGGAGCTTTACTGTAGCCTGACACTGGATTTTGGTATTACATGTACAGGATAGGTGGGAGACGTCGATGCATGCACGCCAGTGTGTGTGGAGTCATCCTTGGGATACCACTCTTGTAATACTGAAGTTCTAACCATAAGCTGTGAATCCAGCTTTGGGACACTGTCAGGTGGGCAGTTTGACTGGGGCGGTCGCCTCCTAAAGAGTAACGGAGGCGCCCAAAGGTTCCCTCAGCGCGGTCGGAAATCGCGCGAAGAGTGCAAAGGCAGAAGGGAGCTTGATTGCGAGACATACAGGTCGAGCAAGGACGAAAGTCGGGCTTAGTGATCCGGTGGTTCCGAGTGGAAGGGCCATCGCTCAACGGATAAAAGCTACCCCGGGGATAACAGGCTTATCTCCCCCAAGAGTCCACATCGACGGGGAGGTTTGGCACCTCGATGTCGGCTCGTCTCATCCTGGGGCTGTAGTAGGTCCCAAGGGTTGGGCTGTTCGCCCATTAAAGAGGCACGCGAGCTGGGTTCAGAACGTCGTGAGACAGTTCGGTCCCTATCCGCTGTGGGCGCAGGAAATTTGAGAGGAGCTGTCCTTAGTACGAGAGGACCGGGATGGACATACCTCTGGTGCATCAGTTGTCACGCCAGTGGCACAGCTGAGTAGCTATGTATGGACGGGATAAGCGCTGAAGGCATCTAAGCGCGAAGCCCCCCTTAAGATAAGATTTCCCATAGCGTTAAGCTAGTAAGACCCCAGAAAGACTATCTGGTTGATAGGTCGGAGGTGTAAGGGCAGTAATGTCTTAAGCTGACCGATACTAATAGGTCGAGGACTTGACCAATAAAATATGCATTGTTTGGTTTTGAGAGTATAAATTCTCAATCAATGTAATCCATTAATCTAAAACTTCTAGATAATATAGAGTTTTAAATTAATGAAACTAAGAAACGCATTTGTTTCTTAGTACTACAATCACACCAAATATAAAATTTGGGGGATTGCAGCATCCAGTGACTACAGCGAAGGGGTCACACCTGTTCCCATACCGAACACAGAAGTTAAGCCCTTCAGCGCTGATGGTACTTGGCGGGCAACTGCCTGGGAGAGTAGGTCGTCGCTGGTTTATTTGTTCCAAGGTAGCTCAATGGTGGAGCAACCGGCTGTTAACCGGTAGGCTGTGGGTTCGAGCCCCACCCTTGGAGCCATTAAGGCCCATTGGTCAAGCGGTCAAGACACCGCCCTTTCACGGCGGTAACCCGGGTTCGATTCCCGGATGGGTCACCAATTTTAGGGCGTATAGCTCAGCTGGGAGAGCACCTGCCTTACAAGCAGGGGGTCATAGGTTCGAACCCTGTTACGCCCACCAATTTTAGTTAACATTAATATGTTAACTATGTTTGTTTAACAAATGAAAATGAAACTTAGAAACTAAAGTTCTTGAGTACTTCATTTACACCAAATATAAAATTTGGGTGATTGAATCCTGCGGGTGTGGCGGAATTGGCAGACGCACTAGACTTAGGATCTAGCGCCTTCGGCGTGGGGGTTCAAGTCCCTCCACCCGCACCATTTTAATTTTGCAGAAGTGGCTCAGTGGTAGAGCATCGCCTTGCCAAGGCGAGGGTCGCGAGTTCGAATCTCGTCTTCTGCTCCATTTTATTTTTTGAAGCGATTCTAAAAAGACTATGCTAATTAGCATAGTCTTTTTTTATTATATATTCTTTTCTAATATTTTCGTCAAAAGAGTAATACTATTCTCAACATCTTCTTTAGAAATCATTTCTGAAGGACTGTGAACATATCTACAAGGAATAGATAAAACACCTGAAGGAACCCCACTTCTAGTTAGATGGATAGCTCCTGAGTCTGTTCCACCAAATTCTAATACTTCTAATTGATAAGGAATTTGATTTTCTTTTGCTGTATCAATCATTAGTTTTTTTACAGCAGGGTGACTGAGTAAGGATTTATCTTTTATTTTTACAGCAGGACCGTTCCCTAATTTAACAGCCATATGTTTTGCATGAGGGGTATCGCCCGTACTCGTAACATCTATAGCGATAGCTAAATCAGGGTCTACTGAAAAAGCTGCAGTTTTTGCTCCTCGGAGTCCTAATTCTTCTTGAACCGTAAAGACGAAATAAAGTTCATTTGGAGAATCTTTTAAGTTTTTTATGGTTTCGATGGTAATAAAACAACCAATTCGATCATCTAAAGCTTTTGAAGTAATAAAATCACCAAGGGTAGTAAAAGAGCTATAGAAGGAAGCTACATCTCCAATATTTACTTTTTTTAATGCTTCTTCCTTTGATTTTGCGCCAATGTCAATATACATTTTCTCAAGCTTTAGCTTTTTCATATCATCTAAGTGTTCCATTCCGATTACTCCAATTGTTTTATCAGAAAATATGATCCTTTGACCAAGAGAAATATATGGAGAAACGCCTCCAATATTGGAAAATTTTAAAAATCCATTGTCCGTAATACCTGTAATGATTACACCAATCTCATCCATATGACTAGCAAGCATTACTCGTTTACCATTTCCTTTTTTAATGGCCATTAGATTACCCATTTTATCAATTTTTATTTCATCTACATAATCTTTTATTTCATTTTGAATGAATTGACGAATTTTTTCCTCATTTCCAGAAGGGCCGTACTCTTCTGTAAGTTTTTTTAATAATTCACTATTCATAATCATCCTCCTTTTTTATAGATTCAAGGAAAAGGGATACAAGTTTTATAGCGTTTTCAAAATCATCCTTGTGGATTACAGAAATAGGAGAGTGAAGATATCTACATGGGACAGAAATAGCTGAGGTAGGAATTCCTTCTCTTGTTAAATGAATTCTTCCTGCATCATTTCCACCTTTGGTTGTTTGCTTAAACTGTACCTTAATATTATTCTTTTCTGCAAGTTTTAGTAATTTTTTTATGATATTTTTGTCAAAATATGAACCACTATCAACTAAAGAAATGGCAGGACCATTTCCTAAACGAGTAGCAAAATCTGGCTCATCTATATCTGTTAGATCATAGCAAGTAGTTCCTTCTAATACAAGCGCTAGATCAGGATTTAGTCTATAGGCTGCAACCCCTGCTCCACGAAGCCCTACTTCTTCTTGTACAGAAAAGACTGCGTAAATGGTAGAATCATATTTTTCCTTTAAAATTTCCATAATCATTGCACAACCTGCTCGATCATCTAAAGCTTTGGCTTTTATAAGATTTTCTCCAAATTCTATATATTCACTATCAAAATGAATATAATCTCCTCTTGAAACTAATTTTTCAGCTTCTTCTTTTGATTTTGCCCCGATATCTATATATAGTTGTTTATGTTTTAAGGCTTTTTTTCTTTCATCTGGTTCTTGAAGATGAATAGCCTTTGCTCCAATAACACCTTTTACTTTGTTTTTGCCGATTTCAACTACCTTAGAAACAAAAATACGATCATCCATACCTCCTACAGGTAAGAATTTAATAAATCCATTTTCATCAACAGAGTTTACCATCATTCCGACTTCGTCCATATGGGCTGATAGCATGATAGATGGAAAACTCTCTTTTCCTTTTTTAATGGCAATAAGATTTCCTAAAAAATCAATTTTTATTTCATCTACATAAGGTTTGATTTTTTCATAAATAAAGTCTCGTACTTCTTTTTCATTTCCTGAAACACTGGGTATATTACAAAGCTTTTTTAGAAGCATAAAAATCCCTCCAAATCTTCATCGTCTAGGCTTGCGATAAAATAAGCAAGAAGTCGTCCTGTATTTTTTATATCGTCTAGGTCGATTGTTTCAACGGAGGTATGCATATATCGTAGTGGAATAGACAATACCCCTGTTGCTATACCACATTGGGTGATTTGCATGGATTGAGCATCTGTTCCAGAGTTACCAGGACTTAATTCAATTTGGAATGGAATGTTATATTCTTTTGCAATTTCTTTTAATCTTTTATGTATTTTTGGATGAATATTACCACCTAAAGTAATTCCGGGACCCTTTCCTAACTCTATCGTATCATCCTTAGATAATTCAGGAGTTTTGCCAAAACCAACATCTATAGCTATACCAATATGTGGAGAGACTCCAAAGGTACTAACCATAGCCCCTCTTGTTCCTACTTCCTCTTGTACGGTTGCTACTCCGTAAATATCACATGCATGATTGATTTTTTTCAGTTCTCTAAAGCATTCAATCATTGCAGCAATACCAGCTTTATCATCAAGAGCTTTACCTGCAACCCTACTTCCAAGAAGTGGAATCATCTTTCTATGAATGGTAATAGCATCACCAATACAAACTACTTTTTCAGCTGCTTCCTTGGTC is part of the Crassaminicella profunda genome and encodes:
- a CDS encoding M42 family metallopeptidase, yielding MNSELLKKLTEEYGPSGNEEKIRQFIQNEIKDYVDEIKIDKMGNLMAIKKGNGKRVMLASHMDEIGVIITGITDNGFLKFSNIGGVSPYISLGQRIIFSDKTIGVIGMEHLDDMKKLKLEKMYIDIGAKSKEEALKKVNIGDVASFYSSFTTLGDFITSKALDDRIGCFITIETIKNLKDSPNELYFVFTVQEELGLRGAKTAAFSVDPDLAIAIDVTSTGDTPHAKHMAVKLGNGPAVKIKDKSLLSHPAVKKLMIDTAKENQIPYQLEVLEFGGTDSGAIHLTRSGVPSGVLSIPCRYVHSPSEMISKEDVENSITLLTKILEKNI
- a CDS encoding M42 family metallopeptidase, encoding MLLKKLCNIPSVSGNEKEVRDFIYEKIKPYVDEIKIDFLGNLIAIKKGKESFPSIMLSAHMDEVGMMVNSVDENGFIKFLPVGGMDDRIFVSKVVEIGKNKVKGVIGAKAIHLQEPDERKKALKHKQLYIDIGAKSKEEAEKLVSRGDYIHFDSEYIEFGENLIKAKALDDRAGCAMIMEILKEKYDSTIYAVFSVQEEVGLRGAGVAAYRLNPDLALVLEGTTCYDLTDIDEPDFATRLGNGPAISLVDSGSYFDKNIIKKLLKLAEKNNIKVQFKQTTKGGNDAGRIHLTREGIPTSAISVPCRYLHSPISVIHKDDFENAIKLVSLFLESIKKEDDYE
- a CDS encoding M42 family metallopeptidase, whose translation is MDIKQILKEMIENPSVSGFEYTMGSIIETYLKELTDDIKKDKLGNLISYKKGNAKNPIKIMLAAHMDEIGLMVKDIDKNGFIKVTNIGGVDQRTLLAQEVMIHGKEDVFGVVATKAPHLQTIEDRKGAIGIEDLLIDIGMTKEAAEKVVCIGDAITIHRKMIPLLGSRVAGKALDDKAGIAAMIECFRELKKINHACDIYGVATVQEEVGTRGAMVSTFGVSPHIGIAIDVGFGKTPELSKDDTIELGKGPGITLGGNIHPKIHKRLKEIAKEYNIPFQIELSPGNSGTDAQSMQITQCGIATGVLSIPLRYMHTSVETIDLDDIKNTGRLLAYFIASLDDEDLEGFLCF